GAGGGCGGGGACGACCGGGCCGATCGCGTCCGGCGAGGATGCCGCTACGGCGGCGATCGCCCGGACCGCATCGAGGCGAACGCTCTTGTCGTCGGCGTCAGCGACGGCGGCCAGTTCGGTCACGACGGGTTCGACCGCGTCTGGTTGCGTGTCTGCGACAGCCGCGATCGCCGTGACGCCGTGACGCTGAACCGGTTCGACGTCCGTCTCCAGCCGTCGGGCCAGCGGGCGGACAGCGTCGGTGATCGCGGTCGGGCGCTCCGCCGCAACCGACGCGAGCGTCCCGGCGGCGTCCGTCCGAACGGTCTCGAGCGGGTCGTCGAGCCGGGCGACGAGCGCGGCGGTCGCCGACGCGACGCCGGCAGGTTCGGCCGCCGCGATTTCGCGCAGCGCGCCGACGCACTCGCGGCGGATCGCCGCCGCGTCGTCGAGTCGATCCGCGAGTCGATCGACGGCATCGACGACCGCCCCGGGTCGATCGGTCGCGATCGACTCGAGGGCGAGGGCGGCGTCGTGACGGATCCCTTCTCGATCGTCCGCGAGGTGGGCGGCGATCGGATCGACCGCGTCGGCGACGGCCACCGGCGAATCGTCAGCGATCGCTCGAAGCGCTTCCATCGCGTAGCCGCCGATCGATCCGGCGGCGGCGGACGCGGTCGCACCGTCCTGGACGTCCATCTCGTCCTCGAGTCGATCGACCAGCGCCGGGACGGCCTCGAGGACCGCGTCGGGAGCGGCCGTCGCGACCGCCGCGAGAACCGCCGTCGCGTTCTCGCGGACGGCGGCCGTCCCGTCGTCGGCCGCGGCGGCGACGTCGTCGACGACGGCGACGACTCGTTCGGGCTGGGCGTCGGCGACGGCCGCGAGCGCGTCGGTCGTCCGAACCCTGACCCGCTCGTTCCCGTCGGTCGCGTAGCGCCCGAGCGCCTCGATCGAGTCGGCGACTGCTGCGGGAGCTTCGGCCGCGACGGCCGCGAGCGCGTCGGCCGCGTTCGCGCGGACGGTCGCATTCGCGGCTTCGCCGCTCGTACTCGAGGCGCTCCGCGCCTCGCTCTCCAGCCGGTCGGTCAGTGCGGGGATCGACTCGCGAACGGCGCCGGGATGGTCGGCCGCGACGGCGGACAGCGCGGCGGCGGCGTGGGATCTGATCGACGGCTCGTCCTCGAGGCGGTCGGTCAGCGACGGGACGGCCGAGCGAACATCCACCGGCCGCTCGGCGGCCTTCGTGGCGAGCGTGCGCGCGGCGTACTCCCGAACGTCGGGATCGTCGGCCGCGAGGAACTCCTCGAGTTGATCGATCCCGACGGTGACTTCGATCCCGTCGCCCCCTCCAATTCCCGGTCCGTCAGCGATTTCGTCGGGTCCTGACATGCTGTGAGGTGCGACGCCCGACGGCGTCACGAGGGTGATACTGACATATGCGAACACACTTAGTTAATTCTACTCCCGGAAGGGGCCGATTCAACAGTCTGTGAGCGCGCCTCTCCGAACGCGTCCCGCTCAAGTACTGGGGCGAGAGGCGCTCTCGGCGGGAATACGAACGGTCGAAAAGCGGCTCCGATCCTACGCCTTCGCCTGCCAGGTTCGGACCCGGTCGGCGCTGACGCCGTCAACGTCCTCGGCGACCGCGTCCGGATCGGCCTCGGTCAGATCGTCCAGGCTCTCGATGCCCGCGTCGGCGAGTTTCTCGACGGTCTTGGCGCCGACGCCGTCCAGCGCCTCGAGGTCGGAGCCGGAGTCGCTCTCGCGGGCCTGGAACTCCTGGTAGTTACAGATTGGACAGCCCAGCTCCCAGGGGTCGTCGCCGCTGTGGACGACGAGTTCGGGCAGGTCGTGTTCGTCGCAGCGCTCGTCGGTCACCTCGATATCGCCGCGCCGGGGCAGCGGCAGCGAGTACTCGCAGTCGGGATAGCGCGTACAGCCGACGAGCCGCGAGCCGCTCTCGAGGGTTTTGACGGCGAGTTCGCCGTCGTGTTCGTCTCCGCAGTCCGGACAAGTACCCAGCACGGGACCCTCGCCGGCGTCTTCGGCCTTACAGAGCGGGCAGCCGTGGACGAACGTCTGGCGGCCGGCGAGCATCTTGACCTCGTTTAAGCCGTGTTCCTCGCACTCGTTCTCTAAGATCAGCGGCTTGCCCGTCGAGGGCAGCGGCAGCGTGTTCTCGCAGTCCGGATAGCCGTCGCAGCCGACGAAGTAGGAGCCGTGGCGGCTGCGCCGAACGAGCAGGTCCTCGCCGCACTCGGGGCAGGGCCCCAGTCGCTTGTCGTCCTTGAGCGACTTGCGGAGGTGGTCACCGATCTCGTCGCGCGAGTCGGCGAGGTTCGCGAAGATCTCCTCGAGCATCTCACGGGACTCGTCGGTGACGTCGTCCAGCGTCGCCTCGCCGCTGGCGATGGCGTCCATGTCCTGTTCGAGCTGGGCCGTCATCTCCTCGCTGACGACGCGGTCGGCGTAGTTCTCGGCCGCGTCGACGACGGCCATCGCGAGCTTGGTCGGCCGCGGCGGATCGCTCTCGATGTAGCCCCGGTCGTACAGCTTCTCCAAGGTGTTGTGGCGGGTCGACTTCGTCCCGATCCCCATGTCTTCCATGGTCTCGATGAGCCGCGACTGGCCGTAGCGTCGGGGCGGCTGGGTCTCCTTCTCCTCGAGTTCGACGTCGGTCAGCGCGAGCTCCTCGCCCTCGGCGACATCGGGGACGTAGTTCTCGGACGTGCTGAAGTAGGGGTAGACGTCGTGGTAGCCGGGCTCGACGAGGCGCTTGCCGTTGGACTTGAGCCGGTAGTCGTCGACCTCGGTGACGACCTTGAGGTGCTCCCAGACGGCCGCGTCGGCGACGGTCGCGTAGAACCGCCGGACGACGAGCTCGAAGACCTCCCACTCGTCGTCGGAGACGTCCCCGCGGGTCGGAATCTCGCCGGTCGGGTGGATCGGCGGGTGGTCGGTCGTCTCCTCGTCGCCCTCGGTAGGGACGATCTCGTCGGCCTCGAGGAGGTCCTCGGCCGAGTCGCCGAGCGTCGGGTGGCCGACGAAGTCATCGAGCAGTTCCTCGGGATCGAGGTCGTCGGGGTAGACGGTGTTGTCCGTCCGCGGGTAGGTGATGTAGCCGGCGGTGTAGAGGTCCTCGGCGATCGACATCGCCCGCTTGGCGGAGTAGCCGAGGGCGCCGGCCGCGCGGATGAACTGGGTTGTGTTGAACGGCTCGGGCGGCGTGTCCGTCCGCGTCCGGCGGTTGACGTCGACGACAGTCGCCGAATCGCGCTCGGCCAGCGTCTCGTAGACCTCGTCGGCGACGGCTTCCTCCCAGACGCGCTCGGCCTCGTTGTCGTCCTCGTCGCGGTAGAAGTACTGGGCCTCGAACGTGGTCTCGTCCTTGGTCAAGTCGCCGAACAGCTCCCAGTAGGTCTCGGGATCGAACGCCTGGATCTCGCGCTCGCGGTCGACGATCAGCTTCAGCGTCGGCGACTGCACTCGCCCGACCGAGATGAAGTCGTTGCCGAGCTGGCCCGCCGACAGCGAGAGGAAGCGAGTCAGCGCGGCGCCCCAGATCAGGTCGATGATCTGGCGGGCCTCGCCCGCGGCCGCCAGATCGAAGTCGAGGTCGTCCGGATCGTCGAAAGCGCTTTGAACCTCGTTTTCCGTGATCGAGGAGAACCGAACGCGGCGGATAGGGACCTCCTCGTCGACGTCGCGGACGATGTCGTAGGCCTCCTTGCCGATGAGTTCGCCCTCGCGGTCGTAGTCGGTCGCGATGGTGACGCGGGTGGCCTTGCGCGCGAGGATGCGCAGCGTCGCGACGATGTTCTCCTTCGTCGCCGTCTTCTCGACGTTCGCGTCGATGAGTTCGACGGGTTCGACGTCGCGCCAGTCTGAGTACTCGTCC
Above is a genomic segment from Haloterrigena salifodinae containing:
- a CDS encoding DNA topoisomerase I, translating into MELIITEKDNAARRIADILSGGTYDSSRENGVNVYEWGGKRCVGLSGHVVGVDFPDEYSDWRDVEPVELIDANVEKTATKENIVATLRILARKATRVTIATDYDREGELIGKEAYDIVRDVDEEVPIRRVRFSSITENEVQSAFDDPDDLDFDLAAAGEARQIIDLIWGAALTRFLSLSAGQLGNDFISVGRVQSPTLKLIVDREREIQAFDPETYWELFGDLTKDETTFEAQYFYRDEDDNEAERVWEEAVADEVYETLAERDSATVVDVNRRTRTDTPPEPFNTTQFIRAAGALGYSAKRAMSIAEDLYTAGYITYPRTDNTVYPDDLDPEELLDDFVGHPTLGDSAEDLLEADEIVPTEGDEETTDHPPIHPTGEIPTRGDVSDDEWEVFELVVRRFYATVADAAVWEHLKVVTEVDDYRLKSNGKRLVEPGYHDVYPYFSTSENYVPDVAEGEELALTDVELEEKETQPPRRYGQSRLIETMEDMGIGTKSTRHNTLEKLYDRGYIESDPPRPTKLAMAVVDAAENYADRVVSEEMTAQLEQDMDAIASGEATLDDVTDESREMLEEIFANLADSRDEIGDHLRKSLKDDKRLGPCPECGEDLLVRRSRHGSYFVGCDGYPDCENTLPLPSTGKPLILENECEEHGLNEVKMLAGRQTFVHGCPLCKAEDAGEGPVLGTCPDCGDEHDGELAVKTLESGSRLVGCTRYPDCEYSLPLPRRGDIEVTDERCDEHDLPELVVHSGDDPWELGCPICNYQEFQARESDSGSDLEALDGVGAKTVEKLADAGIESLDDLTEADPDAVAEDVDGVSADRVRTWQAKA